Proteins encoded by one window of Martelella endophytica:
- a CDS encoding ImuA family protein, whose protein sequence is MPNPASSPAIAELRERIAHLEGPGGRARSVLPFGLKDIDRRLPGGGLALGCLHEVAGGGNGAVDGAAAALFVAGIAARTRGKVLWVVTRPDLFAPAIAQAGLQPDRVIHVEAGDEKALLACFEEGLRHGGLGAVVAETARLSMTASRRLQLAAETSNTIGLALRRWRRQTEAGDFGQPTASVTRWRVSVLPSRPLPVPGLGRARWLVELIRCRAGESADFELEACDDTGRLALPSEVADGSPQKEIGRRIASR, encoded by the coding sequence ATGCCGAACCCCGCATCCAGTCCCGCCATCGCAGAGCTTCGGGAGCGCATCGCGCATCTCGAAGGACCGGGTGGACGCGCGCGTTCGGTTCTGCCGTTCGGCCTGAAGGACATCGATCGCAGACTTCCAGGCGGCGGTCTGGCGCTCGGCTGTCTGCATGAGGTGGCGGGCGGCGGCAATGGCGCTGTCGATGGAGCGGCGGCTGCATTGTTCGTGGCGGGCATTGCCGCACGCACCCGAGGCAAGGTGCTCTGGGTGGTCACGCGACCAGACCTGTTTGCACCGGCCATCGCCCAGGCCGGGCTTCAGCCCGACCGCGTGATCCATGTCGAGGCCGGCGACGAAAAGGCTCTGCTCGCCTGTTTCGAGGAAGGGCTTCGCCATGGCGGGCTCGGCGCGGTTGTCGCGGAGACGGCGCGTCTTTCCATGACCGCCTCGCGCCGTCTGCAACTGGCGGCCGAGACTTCCAACACCATCGGGCTGGCTTTGCGCCGATGGCGACGGCAGACCGAGGCCGGCGATTTCGGGCAGCCGACGGCGAGCGTCACCCGCTGGCGGGTCTCCGTCCTGCCCTCGCGACCCCTGCCCGTTCCCGGCCTTGGCCGCGCGCGCTGGCTGGTCGAACTCATCCGATGTCGTGCCGGAGAAAGTGCCGATTTTGAACTGGAGGCGTGTGATGACACGGGTCGTCTCGCTCTTCCTTCCGAGGTGGCCGACGGATCGCCTCAGAAGGAAATCGGGCGACGCATCGCCTCCCGCTGA
- a CDS encoding SOS response-associated peptidase has translation MCNLYNLTTTRDAVVQFSKAMSDKAGWNEPSLNVYPNTLAPIVRVGGDGKREIVSATWGMPTPPAFVKGKADRGVTNIRNVGSPHWRRWLGPTSRCVVPFTSFAEPDPASKVEGGRVPNAWFAQNPDRPLMFFAGFWTPWKGVRKVRDGEQEYELFGFLTTTPNEIVKPIHEKAMPAILTTPEEVALWLTGEWADVKHLQRPLPGNMLVVVDPPENS, from the coding sequence TTGTGCAATCTCTACAATCTGACGACGACACGGGATGCCGTCGTCCAGTTTAGCAAGGCGATGAGCGACAAGGCCGGATGGAACGAGCCGTCGCTCAACGTCTATCCCAACACGCTGGCGCCGATCGTTCGCGTCGGTGGCGATGGCAAACGGGAAATCGTCAGTGCCACCTGGGGCATGCCGACGCCGCCGGCCTTCGTCAAAGGCAAGGCCGATCGTGGGGTCACCAATATCCGCAACGTCGGATCTCCGCATTGGCGGCGCTGGCTTGGGCCGACAAGCCGCTGCGTCGTGCCGTTCACGTCATTTGCAGAACCCGATCCCGCCAGCAAGGTGGAGGGCGGGCGCGTGCCGAATGCCTGGTTTGCGCAGAACCCCGACCGGCCGCTGATGTTCTTTGCCGGTTTCTGGACGCCGTGGAAGGGTGTGCGGAAGGTCCGCGATGGCGAACAGGAATACGAACTGTTCGGGTTTCTTACGACAACACCGAACGAGATCGTCAAACCCATTCATGAGAAGGCGATGCCGGCGATCCTGACGACGCCGGAGGAAGTCGCTCTGTGGCTCACCGGCGAGTGGGCAGATGTGAAACACCTTCAGCGACCGCTGCCCGGAAACATGCTGGTCGTGGTCGACCCTCCTGAAAACTCCTAA
- a CDS encoding error-prone DNA polymerase, producing MTGPRYAELQVTTHFSFLRGASSCDELFARAAELGIEAIGVVDRNSLAGVVRAFEASKQTGVRLVVGCRLDLADGLPVLVYPTDRAAYARLCRLLSLGKKRAGKGRCHLEWTDLVAYGEGLIAVLVPDRADDDCALHLRRLREAFGDRAYLALTLRRRPNDQLRLWQLSNLAAAARVPTVVTNDVLFHAVGRQMMQDLVTAIRHNVTIDELGHRRERFADRYLKPPEEMHRLFNRYPEALARTVEIMDRCRFSLTELAYQYPEEKLFPDLTPQQALEKLSWEGAAERYPEGLPDKVRSNLDHELALIEKLDYAPYFLTVNAIVRFARSRDILCQGRGSAANSSVCYVLGVTSVDPDRNDLLFERFVSEERREPPDIDVDFEHERREDVIQWVYQTYGRDRSALCSTVIRYRAKGALRDVGKALGLTEDLTKTLSSQVWGWSEGVEEKHAQDLNLNMSDRRLRLALELARQLVGTPRHLSQHPGGFVLTRDRLDELVPIEPAAMEDRQVIEWDKDDIDILKFMKVDVLALGMLSCMRRAFELLAEHKDIRLDLATIPAEDPRTYAMIRKADTLGTFQIESRAQMAMLPRIKPRTFYDLVIEVAIVRPGPIQGDMVHPYLRRREGKEDVTYPKPELEAVLGKTLGVPLFQEQAMRVAIDCAGFTAGEADQLRRAMATFKHTGGVSKFGAKLIDGMVANGYEREFAERTFRQLEGFGSYGFPESHAASFALIAYASSWMKCWHPDAFCCGLLNAQPMGFYAPAQIVRDARDHGVEVRPVCVNASRWDCTLEPTDRDDGRFAVRLGLRLVKGLANAEAARLVSCREDMPFASVDDLWRRAGIPAAALVELAEADAFRPSLGLARREALWAIKALRDEPLPLFAAAARREAGLVPEQAEPEALLKPMEAGREVVEDYGHVGLTLRKHPVSFLRSELTRQRFRSCAEAISLRDGRWVNLAGLVLVRQRPGSAKGVMFITLEDETGVSNLVVWAKVFEKYRRTVLGSGMLGVKGRVQREGEVVHIVARELSDLSSELASVGSRDTVFPLPHGRGDEFHHGTPGPDPRGMPKPRDMLDPYGHIDEIKVKTRDFR from the coding sequence ATGACCGGGCCGCGCTACGCCGAACTGCAGGTGACCACGCATTTCTCGTTTCTGCGCGGGGCGAGCAGTTGCGACGAACTGTTCGCCCGCGCCGCCGAACTTGGCATCGAGGCCATCGGTGTCGTCGACCGCAATTCGCTGGCTGGCGTCGTGCGCGCATTCGAAGCCTCAAAGCAGACCGGCGTCCGGCTGGTGGTCGGCTGTCGCCTCGATCTTGCCGACGGCCTGCCGGTCCTCGTCTACCCGACCGACCGAGCGGCCTATGCCCGGCTATGCCGATTGCTGTCGCTCGGCAAGAAGCGTGCCGGCAAAGGCAGGTGCCATCTCGAATGGACCGACCTCGTCGCCTATGGCGAGGGGCTGATTGCCGTCCTGGTCCCCGATCGCGCCGATGATGACTGCGCCTTGCATCTGCGACGGCTGCGGGAGGCTTTCGGGGACCGTGCCTATCTCGCGCTGACGCTGCGACGGCGGCCGAACGATCAGCTTCGCCTCTGGCAACTTTCGAACCTGGCCGCCGCAGCCCGGGTTCCGACTGTCGTCACCAATGACGTCCTGTTCCACGCGGTCGGCCGGCAGATGATGCAGGATCTCGTCACCGCCATCCGGCACAATGTCACTATCGACGAGCTCGGGCATCGCCGCGAGCGTTTTGCCGATCGGTATCTGAAGCCGCCGGAAGAGATGCATAGGCTGTTCAACCGCTATCCGGAAGCGCTCGCCCGCACGGTCGAGATCATGGACCGGTGCAGGTTCTCGCTCACTGAACTCGCCTATCAATATCCGGAGGAAAAGCTCTTTCCGGATCTGACGCCGCAGCAGGCACTGGAAAAGCTCTCCTGGGAGGGTGCCGCCGAGCGCTATCCCGAGGGCCTGCCCGACAAGGTGAGGTCCAATCTCGACCATGAGCTGGCGCTGATCGAGAAGCTGGACTATGCGCCCTACTTCCTGACGGTGAATGCGATCGTACGCTTCGCCCGTTCGAGGGACATTCTTTGTCAGGGTCGGGGATCGGCTGCCAATTCATCAGTCTGTTATGTCCTCGGCGTGACTTCGGTCGATCCGGATCGCAATGATCTCCTGTTCGAACGCTTTGTCTCTGAGGAACGCCGCGAGCCGCCGGACATCGATGTCGATTTCGAACACGAACGGCGAGAGGACGTCATACAGTGGGTTTATCAGACCTACGGCCGCGATCGATCCGCGCTCTGTTCCACCGTCATCCGCTACCGCGCCAAAGGGGCGCTGCGTGATGTCGGTAAGGCGCTCGGCCTGACCGAAGACCTGACGAAAACACTGTCTTCGCAGGTCTGGGGCTGGTCCGAGGGTGTCGAGGAAAAGCACGCTCAGGATCTGAACCTCAATATGAGCGACAGGCGGCTTCGGCTTGCTCTGGAGCTTGCACGCCAACTCGTCGGCACGCCGCGCCATCTCTCCCAGCACCCGGGCGGCTTTGTCCTGACCCGCGACCGGCTCGATGAGCTGGTGCCGATCGAGCCGGCAGCCATGGAAGACCGGCAGGTCATCGAATGGGACAAGGACGATATCGACATTCTCAAATTCATGAAGGTCGATGTGCTGGCGCTCGGCATGCTCTCCTGCATGCGCCGCGCCTTTGAGCTTCTCGCCGAGCACAAGGATATCCGGCTGGATCTCGCCACCATACCGGCCGAGGATCCGCGCACCTATGCGATGATCCGCAAAGCCGACACGCTCGGCACGTTCCAGATCGAAAGCCGTGCGCAGATGGCGATGTTGCCGCGCATCAAGCCACGCACCTTCTACGATCTGGTTATCGAGGTCGCGATCGTCCGGCCCGGACCGATCCAGGGTGATATGGTCCATCCCTATCTGCGCCGGCGCGAGGGCAAGGAAGATGTGACCTATCCCAAGCCGGAGCTCGAAGCGGTTCTCGGCAAGACGCTGGGCGTGCCGCTGTTTCAGGAGCAGGCCATGCGAGTTGCCATCGACTGCGCTGGCTTCACGGCCGGCGAGGCCGATCAGCTGCGTCGCGCCATGGCAACGTTCAAGCACACCGGCGGGGTGTCAAAGTTCGGCGCCAAACTGATCGATGGCATGGTCGCCAATGGCTATGAGCGCGAATTCGCCGAGCGCACCTTCCGGCAGTTGGAAGGCTTCGGCTCCTATGGTTTTCCGGAGAGCCATGCGGCGAGCTTTGCACTGATCGCTTATGCCTCTTCCTGGATGAAGTGCTGGCACCCTGATGCCTTTTGCTGCGGGCTGCTCAATGCCCAGCCCATGGGCTTCTATGCCCCGGCCCAGATCGTGCGCGATGCCCGCGACCACGGCGTCGAGGTTCGTCCGGTCTGCGTCAATGCAAGCCGCTGGGATTGCACGCTGGAACCGACCGATCGCGACGACGGGCGTTTCGCCGTCCGCCTTGGGCTGCGGCTGGTGAAGGGACTTGCCAACGCCGAGGCAGCACGCCTGGTCTCATGTCGGGAAGACATGCCCTTTGCTTCGGTCGACGACCTCTGGCGTCGCGCCGGTATTCCTGCCGCCGCACTGGTGGAACTCGCCGAGGCCGATGCGTTCAGGCCGTCACTCGGGCTTGCTCGTCGCGAGGCGCTCTGGGCAATCAAGGCCCTTAGGGACGAGCCGCTACCGCTCTTCGCCGCGGCTGCGAGACGCGAGGCCGGACTTGTCCCCGAGCAGGCAGAGCCGGAGGCTCTTCTGAAGCCCATGGAGGCCGGCCGAGAAGTGGTCGAGGATTACGGCCATGTCGGTTTAACTCTCAGGAAGCACCCGGTTTCGTTTCTGCGGTCGGAACTGACCCGACAACGGTTCAGGTCCTGCGCCGAAGCCATCTCCCTGCGCGACGGTCGCTGGGTCAACCTTGCTGGTCTCGTTCTCGTGCGCCAGCGACCCGGCTCAGCCAAGGGCGTGATGTTCATCACGCTTGAAGACGAAACCGGTGTTTCCAATCTCGTCGTCTGGGCCAAGGTGTTCGAGAAATACCGCCGCACCGTCCTCGGGTCCGGCATGCTTGGCGTCAAAGGACGGGTCCAGCGAGAGGGGGAGGTCGTTCATATCGTGGCACGTGAGCTGAGCGACCTGTCTTCCGAGCTTGCGAGCGTCGGGAGTCGGGATACGGTCTTTCCGCTTCCGCACGGGCGGGGCGACGAGTTTCATCATGGGACGCCGGGACCGGATCCGCGCGGAATGCCGAAGCCGCGCGATATGTTAGATCCCTATGGGCATATCGATGAGATCAAGGTGAAGACGAGGGATTTTCGATAG
- a CDS encoding GIY-YIG nuclease family protein has translation MMASEAFGRTIQLFLVDGTPTGLRKATIHGWTGLVFVATASTFGMLAERTEVDRTGVYVLAGPDPERPGETRAYIGSGNSVRERVKQSAVQREFWETAITVTTSDDDLSKGHAEYLEARLIEMAAQAGRVLLDNGTNPASLRRRLPEADRANMEQFLANLKIVLPVIGLDMLKPQPRAASQTSTPIEQRTSGEIHFEIRHKTGVQAEAVEEDGEFIVLEGSQALINTGFVQQSYGGLKQKLIYDGVLVPMNDEMMTFTKPYPFSSPSAASAVILDRNSNGRIEWKVKGSKQSYHDWQQARAANAGGGNE, from the coding sequence ATGATGGCGAGCGAGGCCTTCGGACGGACAATTCAGTTGTTCTTGGTGGATGGGACGCCTACGGGGCTTCGTAAAGCCACGATTCACGGGTGGACCGGGCTAGTTTTCGTGGCCACTGCATCGACCTTTGGGATGCTTGCAGAGCGAACGGAAGTTGATCGCACCGGCGTTTATGTCCTCGCGGGTCCAGACCCTGAGCGCCCAGGAGAGACCCGCGCTTACATTGGCTCAGGAAATTCAGTTCGTGAGCGGGTAAAGCAAAGTGCGGTACAACGCGAATTTTGGGAAACCGCGATTACCGTTACAACAAGCGATGATGATCTGTCAAAAGGCCATGCAGAGTATCTTGAGGCAAGACTGATTGAAATGGCTGCCCAGGCTGGTCGTGTTTTGCTCGACAACGGCACAAATCCGGCAAGTCTTCGCCGCCGCTTACCTGAAGCAGATCGCGCGAATATGGAACAATTTCTTGCCAACTTGAAGATAGTTCTGCCTGTGATTGGACTTGATATGCTCAAGCCACAGCCACGTGCCGCTAGTCAGACCAGTACACCTATCGAACAGCGAACGTCAGGCGAGATACACTTTGAGATTCGCCACAAAACAGGAGTCCAAGCAGAAGCGGTCGAGGAAGATGGAGAGTTCATCGTGCTTGAAGGTTCCCAGGCGTTGATCAACACAGGTTTCGTTCAGCAGAGCTATGGAGGTCTAAAGCAGAAGTTGATTTACGACGGTGTTCTTGTGCCGATGAATGATGAAATGATGACATTCACCAAACCATATCCTTTTTCAAGTCCATCTGCTGCCAGCGCCGTCATTCTAGATCGGAACAGCAACGGTCGAATCGAGTGGAAAGTGAAGGGGTCGAAACAGAGTTACCACGACTGGCAACAAGCCCGCGCGGCAAATGCGGGAGGTGGGAATGAGTGA
- a CDS encoding N-6 DNA methylase — protein sequence MKNENIVQKIWSLCHILRGDGISYHQYVSELTYLLFLKIAEENGVEHLLPYGSRWKDLLGHPKDGLLGFYQEMLTHLGTSAESETIQAIYAFPTTVFSHDENLHAVVDGIAKIDWNDLSGDRFGHIYEGLIEKSSQDVRSGAGQYFTPRALVNSMVRTMKPKLGEIIQDPAAGSGGFLIAADRFIRSENTEKAYAKTPPKYQGVEIEKNTRRICLMNTYLNGLDAEITYGDALTDDANGLQSADLILANPPFGSKAGSKRSLRSDLPYHNANKQLAFLQHIYLGLKQGGRGAVVLPDNVLSDDGVGRLVRRDLMDRCNLHTVLRLPAGIFAGASVKTNVLFFTRGIEENSNTGPIWFYDLRSNMPVFGKKTPLLDEHFAEFEKCFGNDPHGETERKDQGETGRFRCFTRKEIADRDDNLAISWLLDESDEDEVVAETPEEIAALILSHLQSAMAEIDAVIGEFIEPTEVNE from the coding sequence ATGAAGAATGAGAACATAGTTCAGAAAATTTGGAGCCTTTGCCACATCCTTCGTGGTGATGGGATTAGCTATCACCAATACGTGTCTGAATTGACATATCTCCTTTTTCTTAAAATTGCGGAAGAGAACGGTGTTGAGCACCTTCTGCCATATGGCAGCCGCTGGAAAGACCTTTTGGGTCATCCCAAAGATGGCTTGCTGGGCTTCTATCAGGAGATGCTAACCCATCTTGGTACTAGCGCTGAAAGTGAAACGATCCAAGCGATATACGCCTTTCCCACTACGGTGTTTTCGCACGACGAGAACCTTCACGCCGTAGTGGATGGCATCGCCAAAATTGATTGGAATGATCTCTCGGGTGATAGATTTGGGCACATCTACGAAGGGCTGATAGAAAAGAGCTCGCAGGACGTGCGTTCTGGCGCAGGTCAATATTTCACGCCAAGAGCTTTGGTTAATTCCATGGTGCGAACCATGAAACCAAAGTTAGGTGAGATTATTCAGGACCCAGCGGCTGGAAGTGGCGGATTTCTAATTGCGGCAGACCGGTTTATTCGTTCAGAGAACACGGAAAAGGCATACGCGAAAACGCCCCCAAAATATCAAGGTGTTGAAATTGAAAAAAACACCCGACGAATTTGTTTGATGAATACGTATCTGAATGGCCTTGATGCCGAGATTACATACGGGGATGCGCTAACGGACGATGCAAACGGGCTTCAGTCCGCTGATCTTATTCTTGCGAACCCGCCATTTGGAAGCAAAGCCGGTAGCAAAAGGTCACTCCGCTCCGATCTCCCTTATCATAACGCGAACAAACAACTGGCTTTCCTTCAGCACATATATCTAGGTTTGAAACAGGGTGGGCGTGGCGCTGTCGTTTTACCAGACAACGTGCTGTCCGATGATGGAGTCGGCAGATTGGTCCGGCGCGACCTAATGGATAGATGTAATCTACATACGGTTTTAAGGTTGCCTGCCGGGATATTCGCGGGAGCGAGCGTCAAAACAAATGTTCTGTTTTTTACCCGTGGCATCGAGGAAAATAGCAATACGGGACCGATATGGTTCTATGATTTGCGCTCAAACATGCCGGTATTTGGCAAAAAAACACCATTGCTAGACGAGCATTTCGCAGAGTTTGAGAAATGTTTCGGCAACGACCCGCACGGCGAAACAGAGCGCAAGGATCAAGGCGAAACAGGCCGCTTTCGCTGCTTTACACGAAAGGAGATTGCTGATCGTGATGACAATTTGGCTATCTCCTGGTTGCTCGATGAAAGCGACGAAGATGAGGTTGTGGCAGAAACTCCTGAAGAAATTGCTGCACTAATTCTCTCTCATCTTCAATCAGCAATGGCCGAAATCGATGCCGTAATTGGAGAATTTATAGAGCCTACCGAGGTCAATGAATGA
- a CDS encoding Y-family DNA polymerase gives MTRVVSLFLPRWPTDRLRRKSGDASPPADAPLVMAGRTGRRRLITALDANAEQLGVRIGMAVTKAQALVPGLIIADSDPAAETEGLDKLALWALQRISPVVMADPPDGLVIDTTGADHLHGGEDAMLADMIRRFAAAAVEARAAVADTWGAAHAAARFLARPSIVIPAGESEAMLRTMPLSALRLSPATVSDLHTLGFETIGELLDQPRAPLTLRFGPEIVRRLDQALGRIAEPVDPIRSPELVEVRKAFAEPIGAPETIARYIAKLADALCLELERRGLGARRLDLLFHRVDNTMQFVRVGTAQPVRDPRRLVRLFRDRLETVDPGFGIEIMVLVAIHAEPLREKQTISSLVEEPEADVSDLVDVLANRVGEHRLCRFVPVQSDVPERSVARIAPLAPETGLTWDGDWPRPPRLLPRPEPIETMALLPDHPPVWFTWRGVRRRIRRADGPERVRGEWWKRDAELTAVRDYFRVEDDTGERYWLFRSGDGEHEDSGSHRWFIHGIFG, from the coding sequence ATGACACGGGTCGTCTCGCTCTTCCTTCCGAGGTGGCCGACGGATCGCCTCAGAAGGAAATCGGGCGACGCATCGCCTCCCGCTGATGCGCCGCTCGTCATGGCCGGCCGCACCGGCCGTCGCAGGCTGATCACGGCACTCGACGCCAATGCCGAACAGCTTGGCGTTCGGATCGGCATGGCCGTCACCAAGGCACAAGCCCTTGTGCCGGGCCTTATCATTGCCGATTCCGATCCTGCCGCCGAAACCGAGGGGTTGGACAAGCTGGCGCTCTGGGCGCTTCAGCGGATTTCGCCGGTGGTGATGGCCGATCCGCCGGATGGTCTCGTCATCGATACGACCGGCGCCGATCACCTGCACGGTGGAGAGGACGCCATGCTTGCCGACATGATCAGGCGTTTCGCAGCGGCCGCCGTCGAGGCGCGTGCTGCGGTCGCGGACACATGGGGCGCGGCGCATGCAGCAGCTCGGTTTCTGGCGCGACCTTCAATTGTTATCCCAGCGGGCGAAAGTGAGGCAATGTTGCGAACCATGCCGCTATCAGCGCTGAGGCTCAGTCCCGCAACAGTGTCCGACCTGCACACACTCGGCTTCGAGACTATTGGCGAGCTGCTGGATCAGCCGCGCGCACCGCTGACACTGCGCTTCGGCCCGGAAATCGTCCGGCGTTTGGACCAGGCGCTTGGCCGGATTGCCGAGCCGGTCGATCCGATCCGCTCGCCGGAGCTGGTCGAGGTGCGCAAGGCCTTTGCCGAGCCCATCGGTGCCCCGGAGACGATCGCCCGCTATATCGCCAAGCTCGCAGACGCCCTTTGCCTTGAACTCGAAAGGCGCGGCCTTGGCGCCCGGCGGCTGGATCTCCTGTTCCACCGCGTCGACAACACCATGCAGTTCGTCCGCGTCGGCACTGCCCAGCCGGTGCGCGATCCCAGACGCCTTGTCCGACTGTTCCGCGACAGGCTGGAGACCGTCGATCCGGGCTTCGGGATCGAGATCATGGTGCTGGTCGCCATCCATGCTGAACCCTTGCGGGAGAAGCAGACGATCTCGTCCCTGGTCGAGGAACCGGAAGCCGATGTCTCTGATCTGGTCGATGTCCTTGCCAATCGCGTCGGCGAACACCGGCTCTGTCGTTTCGTACCGGTTCAAAGCGATGTGCCCGAACGCTCGGTCGCTCGTATTGCTCCGCTGGCACCGGAAACCGGCCTCACATGGGACGGCGACTGGCCGCGGCCGCCGCGGCTGTTGCCGCGACCGGAGCCGATCGAGACCATGGCGCTTCTCCCGGATCACCCGCCCGTCTGGTTCACCTGGCGCGGCGTGCGTCGCCGCATCCGCCGTGCCGATGGACCGGAGCGGGTTCGCGGCGAATGGTGGAAGCGGGATGCCGAACTTACCGCCGTCCGGGACTATTTCCGGGTCGAGGACGATACCGGCGAGCGCTACTGGCTGTTCCGCTCCGGCGATGGCGAGCATGAGGACAGCGGCTCGCACCGCTGGTTCATCCATGGGATCTTCGGATGA
- a CDS encoding ATP-dependent helicase, whose amino-acid sequence MSAAHLEKLNDNQRAAVLHGTDLPDGAIGGPLLIIAGAGSGKTNTLAHRVAQLVISGADPRRILLMTFSRRAAAEMGKRVERICAKTLGDKAGIMADGLAWSGTFHGIGARLLREYAIELGLDPQFTIHDREDSADLMNLARHELGFSKTESRFPAKGTCLSIYSRTVNAEAPLSEILRANFPWCAAWEQELRELFAAYVEAKQVQNVLDYDDLLLYWAQTMGDPALATEIGGRWDHVLVDEYQDTNRLQSSILMALKLGGRGLTVVGDDAQSIYSFRAATVRNILDFPNGFSPKADVITLDRNYRSTQPILAAANGVIGLAQERYTKDLWTDRVSTEKPRLVTVRDEGDQARFIADEVLDNREGGMRLKDQAVLFRASHHSGPLEVELTRRNIPFVKFGGLKFLDSAHVKDMLAALRFAQNMRDRVAGFRLMQLLPGVGPASAQNALDAIAETTDPVETLAALPAPARAVADWPGLVSLVTDLRQSNMGWPAEIGRVRAWYEPYLERIHEDFEMRRADLLQLEDIAAGYPSRERFLTELTLDPPDATSGQAGVPLLDEDYLILSTIHSAKGQEWRSVFVLNAVDGCIPSDLGVGTTDDIEEERRLLYVAMTRARDSLNLVVPQRFFTHGQSSTGDRHVYASRTRFIPAMLLQHFENRTWPVVKPGQQNNAGPRQVRLDVGARMRGMWR is encoded by the coding sequence ATGAGCGCGGCGCATCTCGAAAAATTGAACGACAACCAGCGGGCCGCGGTTCTGCATGGCACGGATTTGCCTGATGGCGCCATCGGCGGACCGCTGCTGATCATTGCGGGAGCGGGCTCCGGAAAGACCAATACGCTTGCCCATCGCGTGGCCCAGCTCGTCATCTCCGGAGCGGATCCGCGCCGGATCCTGCTGATGACCTTTTCCCGTCGTGCCGCCGCCGAAATGGGAAAGCGTGTCGAGCGGATCTGCGCAAAGACGCTTGGTGACAAGGCCGGGATCATGGCGGACGGGCTTGCCTGGTCCGGCACCTTCCACGGTATCGGCGCCCGGTTGTTGCGCGAGTATGCGATCGAGCTTGGTCTCGATCCGCAGTTCACCATCCATGACCGCGAGGATTCGGCCGATCTGATGAACCTCGCCCGCCATGAGCTCGGCTTCTCCAAGACAGAAAGCCGGTTTCCGGCCAAGGGCACCTGCCTTTCGATCTATTCGCGCACCGTCAATGCCGAGGCGCCACTCTCGGAAATCCTGAGAGCGAACTTTCCGTGGTGTGCCGCCTGGGAACAGGAACTGAGGGAGCTGTTTGCGGCCTATGTCGAGGCCAAGCAGGTCCAGAACGTCCTCGATTACGATGACCTGCTGCTCTACTGGGCGCAGACCATGGGCGATCCGGCGCTTGCCACCGAGATCGGCGGACGCTGGGATCATGTGCTGGTCGACGAATACCAGGATACCAACCGCCTGCAGTCCTCGATCCTGATGGCGCTCAAACTTGGCGGCCGGGGGCTGACGGTGGTCGGTGACGATGCGCAGTCGATCTATTCGTTCCGGGCGGCCACGGTTCGCAACATCCTCGACTTCCCGAATGGATTCTCGCCGAAGGCCGATGTGATCACGCTCGACCGCAATTACCGGTCGACGCAGCCGATCCTCGCTGCGGCCAATGGCGTCATCGGTCTTGCCCAGGAGCGCTACACCAAGGATCTCTGGACCGACCGCGTTTCAACCGAAAAGCCGCGGCTGGTGACGGTTCGCGACGAGGGCGATCAGGCGCGGTTCATTGCCGACGAGGTGCTCGACAATCGCGAGGGTGGCATGCGGCTGAAGGACCAGGCCGTGCTGTTTCGTGCGAGCCATCACAGTGGGCCGCTGGAGGTGGAACTCACCCGTCGCAACATTCCCTTCGTGAAGTTCGGTGGCCTGAAATTCCTCGATTCCGCGCATGTGAAGGACATGCTGGCAGCACTCCGGTTTGCCCAGAACATGCGCGATCGCGTGGCGGGCTTCAGGCTGATGCAGCTCTTGCCAGGTGTGGGGCCGGCCTCGGCGCAAAATGCGCTGGACGCGATTGCTGAAACCACCGATCCGGTAGAGACACTGGCGGCCCTGCCAGCGCCCGCGCGAGCAGTAGCCGACTGGCCGGGTCTTGTGTCCTTGGTAACGGACCTCCGCCAATCAAACATGGGCTGGCCCGCTGAAATCGGCCGGGTCCGGGCATGGTATGAGCCGTATCTGGAGCGCATCCATGAAGACTTCGAGATGCGCCGTGCCGATCTTCTGCAGCTTGAAGACATTGCCGCTGGCTATCCGTCACGGGAACGGTTCCTGACCGAGCTGACGCTCGACCCGCCCGATGCTACCTCCGGACAGGCCGGTGTGCCTCTGCTCGATGAGGATTATCTGATCCTCTCGACCATCCATTCGGCCAAGGGGCAGGAGTGGCGCTCGGTCTTCGTCCTCAATGCGGTCGACGGTTGCATTCCCTCCGATCTTGGCGTCGGCACGACCGACGACATCGAGGAAGAGCGACGCCTGCTTTACGTGGCTATGACGCGGGCACGGGACAGCCTGAACCTTGTCGTTCCACAGCGCTTCTTCACGCATGGACAGTCCTCGACCGGCGACAGGCATGTCTATGCCTCGCGGACCCGATTCATTCCCGCTATGTTGTTGCAGCATTTTGAGAACAGGACATGGCCGGTGGTGAAGCCCGGGCAACAGAACAACGCGGGCCCGCGGCAGGTTCGGCTTGATGTCGGCGCGCGGATGCGCGGGATGTGGCGCTAA